Proteins encoded in a region of the Fimbriimonadaceae bacterium genome:
- a CDS encoding phosphoribosyltransferase, protein MFKNREEAGELLAQELAAYRNDPAAILLALPRGGVAVAYQLSLALHLPLDVLITRKIGAPGNPEYALGAVSETGAVYWNREALSGLSLTDRDLAAAVQTQQKEVARRVALYRQGRPFPSLKDRTVILVDDGLATGATFFASVATVRQAHPRRVIGAVPVGPHSTVEQARAIVDQLVVLRTPDPFYAVGNFYREFEQVEDREVLQYLNLAEEAFVSRS, encoded by the coding sequence ATGTTCAAGAACCGTGAAGAAGCCGGCGAACTGCTCGCACAGGAATTAGCCGCATACCGAAACGATCCTGCGGCGATCCTGCTCGCGCTCCCGCGCGGAGGGGTGGCAGTAGCCTATCAATTGAGTCTGGCGCTGCATCTGCCTCTGGATGTGCTGATCACACGTAAAATCGGCGCGCCCGGCAATCCGGAATATGCGCTGGGGGCGGTCAGTGAAACGGGAGCGGTCTACTGGAATCGGGAGGCGCTCTCCGGCCTCTCATTGACGGATCGAGACCTGGCGGCCGCCGTACAGACGCAGCAAAAGGAAGTCGCCCGGCGTGTGGCCCTCTACCGGCAGGGGCGGCCGTTCCCCTCACTCAAGGACCGGACGGTGATTCTCGTGGACGACGGACTGGCAACCGGCGCCACCTTCTTTGCATCGGTCGCGACGGTGCGTCAGGCGCATCCCCGCCGTGTCATCGGGGCCGTTCCGGTCGGTCCGCACAGCACCGTGGAACAGGCGCGGGCGATCGTGGATCAATTGGTGGTGCTCCGAACACCGGACCCGTTTTATGCCGTCGGCAATTTCTACCGGGAATTCGAACAGGTCGAAGACCGAGAAGTGTTGCAGTATCTCAACCTCGCAGAAGAAGCATTTGTGAGCAGGTCATAA
- a CDS encoding Hsp20/alpha crystallin family protein produces MSGLTRWEPFRAQWNPWKELEDVEKRLSALWGRPQGKVEGQKEAISVAEWAPLVDITEDDKEYLIKAELPEIKKEDVKLTVQDNVLAISGERKYEKEEKDKKYHRVERAYGSFLRSFTLPEDADGSRVAAEYKDGVLKVHLPKSEKAKPKSIEVKVS; encoded by the coding sequence ATGAGTGGACTGACACGCTGGGAACCGTTTCGCGCGCAGTGGAACCCTTGGAAAGAACTGGAAGATGTGGAGAAGCGTCTGTCGGCACTCTGGGGACGGCCCCAGGGGAAGGTCGAAGGACAAAAGGAAGCGATCTCGGTAGCCGAATGGGCTCCGCTGGTCGATATCACGGAGGACGACAAGGAATATCTGATCAAAGCCGAGCTGCCGGAGATCAAAAAGGAAGACGTGAAGCTGACCGTGCAGGACAATGTGCTCGCCATTTCCGGCGAACGGAAATACGAGAAGGAAGAAAAAGACAAGAAGTACCACCGGGTGGAGCGCGCCTACGGCAGTTTTCTGCGGAGCTTCACGCTGCCGGAAGATGCCGATGGCAGCAGGGTCGCGGCGGAGTACAAAGACGGTGTGCTGAAGGTCCATCTGCCGAAATCGGAGAAGGCCAAACCGAAATCCATCGAGGTCAAGGTCTCCTGA